Within the Echinicola sp. 20G genome, the region CTGCCAAATCCAAATGAAAGAATTCCTCATTACCCTTATATTTCTCATAAAGTGAAGCAACACTTTTGCTTTGTGCCTGGGCAAAAAGACTCACCCCCATCAGGGCTACGATCATCAATAACTTTTTCATATTTATTCCATTTTAATGTTAGGTTCTCTTATTTACTCAGTCTATTTATTTTTCTTTTTTCCACTACTGTACTCATTCATTCCTGGCAGATCTGTCTTTTCTGCCAACATGTTGAGATCTTGATAGGTAAAACTTCCCAGCATACTTAGCAAAGTAAATTCACCTTCAGAGCCAGAAAGCATCAACAATTCTGCAACTTTTCCGTTCTCCTCTCTTACCATAAATTTGAGACTACTCCCCTTGTCCTGAACATCCATCAAATCCTCATATTTATTCTTGTTCAATGTCCCCATTGCTTCTTTGTACAAGGCCATTCCATCCACATCTTCCCCGCTCAGAATTCGAATACCCTTTACTTTAGAGATCAACTCTCCCATGTCTTTGGCATCTTGGCCATCTCCTTCGGCTGCTGCTGATTTCAAGAAACCACCGGCCATTTGCATCATTTTTGGGCTGATATAAACCCTGGAAAAATCATCGCTCTCCATATACTTGGAGAAGAACTTCACGATGGCATCATCTTGCGCCTGAGCCGCAGTCGCCACTAACACCAACACCAATAGACTAATTAATTTTTTCATTTCTCCTCCTCTTTTATTTCTTTGATATTAAATAGGTCATTTGTCGTATTCAAATATTTCATATCATCCATCACCTGAAGTGACGACGTTCCTTTTTTCATGTTCTTTTGTATCATGGCTAGCGCTTCCACCACCTTCTCATAAGCCTCTTCTTCTTCCATTCTCCTTTGTTGTTCAATAAAAAGCCAACCAAATACCAAAAAGACCAAAACAACAGCCGCCACCCTTTGCCATACCCCCAAACTCCGTTCAGCTTTTGGAGCTGGTTTTTTTGTTGGCTCTTCCCTCCTAAACGCTGACAAGCCTAAGAAGAACATTTTTTCATCCTCAAAACCTTCAACCTCTCTTAAAAGCTCCTTGATGAGTTTTTCTTCTTCAAGAGAAGTTTCTCCTTCATAATATTTCTCCAATAATGCCTTAACTTGTTCTTCCATGATTTCCTTTTTCCTGTAAAAAAGATTTTAGCCTCTTTCTGGCCCTGAACAAATTCACTTTTACTTGCTCTGTACTGATTTCCAGATATTCAGCAATTTCTTCATAAGTCAAACCTTCCACTTCTCTTAATTGAAAGATTTCCTGTTGCTTTTCAGGCAAATCCTTCAAAAACTTAAAGACCATTTTCAAAGCCGGAGAAACATCCTCCGCTGCATCCGTGGGCATTTCCGGCAAATCATCTTGAGTTTCTAAAACCATCCACCGCCTTTGTTCCCTTAACTTTTGAAGGCTTTGATTTCTTACTACCCGGACCATCCACCCAGTTGGGTTTTCCATTTTTTGAAGCTGGTCTCTCTGGGCCCAAGCTTTCTCCAAAGCTTCTTGCACAGCATCTTCTGCCTCATCCCGGCTTTTCAACCATAGATAAGCCATGCGATAAAGCTTGCTTCTCAACGACCAGATATATGCTTCAAAAAATGTCTTCATTCATGTAGATAATGAGGATGAATCTTCAATGTTACAGAATTAGCAAAAAATTTTTACAAATATTTACAAACAACTTACTTCCAGCAAAATACACCCTACATCTGACATAAATCTATAACATTGATTCCTTTGATCACAAAACATTCACACCTTCATAATAGTCCTAATGTTCTAAAAATAATATTTCCCAAAGAGGGAATATTTCAAATTCATCCGCCCTTCATAGGCTTCATTCAAACAAAATAGATTAATTTTAAATTATATTTTAAAATAGTATGCATGCGCACTATTTGATTACTTTGTATAAAATTCAAAGCAATAAACTCATGAAAAAAATCATCAAAACTTCCAAAGACAAGCT harbors:
- a CDS encoding DUF4252 domain-containing protein; translated protein: MKKLISLLVLVLVATAAQAQDDAIVKFFSKYMESDDFSRVYISPKMMQMAGGFLKSAAAEGDGQDAKDMGELISKVKGIRILSGEDVDGMALYKEAMGTLNKNKYEDLMDVQDKGSSLKFMVREENGKVAELLMLSGSEGEFTLLSMLGSFTYQDLNMLAEKTDLPGMNEYSSGKKKNK
- a CDS encoding RNA polymerase sigma factor, with protein sequence MKTFFEAYIWSLRSKLYRMAYLWLKSRDEAEDAVQEALEKAWAQRDQLQKMENPTGWMVRVVRNQSLQKLREQRRWMVLETQDDLPEMPTDAAEDVSPALKMVFKFLKDLPEKQQEIFQLREVEGLTYEEIAEYLEISTEQVKVNLFRARKRLKSFLQEKGNHGRTS